In Streptomyces sp. NBC_01335, the genomic window GCCTCACGCGACTGTTCAGCGGACTGCTGCGCCCGGGACATCCGCTGCTCGAACTCCTCGGCACGCTGACGGCGCTCGGGGTCGAAACGCCGGCACACGGGACAGTCGTCCTCCGACAGCCCCGTCAGATCGAGCGCCCGTACACACGTGGGGCACAGACTCGGATCGGTGGCGGCCTCCCGCAACCCGGCCAGGCGCCCCCTCGCCTCGGCAGCGGCCGCCTCCAGCACCCGCGCCGTACGCTCCCGGTCGTCGGCGGCCACGCGCGCGGCCCGCCGGGCCTCCTCCGCCCCGGACGCCTTCTCCTGGAGCGCGGCGAGCTGGCTGTGCAGATCACTCAGCTCCGCCCCGGCCCTCTGTGCCTTCAGGGCCTCCTGTCCGTGCTGCGCGGCCCACTGCTCACCACGGCGCTGGAGGTCCTCGACGGACGGCAGCTCACGCTCCTCACGGTCGCGCAGAATCCGCATCACCCGGTTCTTCGCCGCCCCCCACTCCTTCTTCCTGGCGCTGAACTCCTGGCGCAGCGCATCGACCGTCTCGTCATCAGCGCCCAGCAGCACCCGCCCCACCGCGGTCCGCTGCTCCTTGCTCTGCCGGCCGAGGTAGTCGTTCGGCAGATCACGCTGGCGCGCATAGAGCCACGGCACCAGCAGGTCCAGCGTCACGCGTGTACGGCCCGCGCCCAGCCGGGGAATGCCGAGGAGATCCTGGAAGTACTCGGCTGCCGACCGGCGGGAACCACTGCGCTTGACCGGGTGATGTTCCGGGAGGCTCAGCGTGCCCTGGGCGAAGGACACGTCCTCCTTCCGGTCCACCGTGCTGCGGGTGACCTGCCATCGCTCCCCGCCGATCCGGGCGATGAACCCGACGCGGCTGCATAACGCCGCAGCGTCCATCAGCCTCGCGCTCTCCACCGCCAGCGTCCACCACACCGCTTCCAGCGTCGTGCTCTTGCCCGTCCCGCTCACTCCCGTCAGCGCGGGCAGCGGGGCATCGAGTTTCACCTCGCGCCACACCTCGTCGACCTCGAACAACATGCACTCGATGTTGAGTGTGACCACTCGGTGCCTCCCATAGCTCGACAGCGCTTCAGCGCTCGTAGCGGGTAACGACACGCAGCCGCCCGGGTGACGTGCCGGACCGGCCCGAGGAGACCTCCGGCTACGTCCCCGTCGCCCAGGTCGTGGAGACGTTCTGGGACAGCCTGGAAGCCCGGATGGGGACCGGCGGCGGCGTGAAGATGACCGGCATCCCGACCGGGCTGGCCGACCTGGACGCGCTGACCGGCGGACTCCAGCCCGAGCAGCTCATCGTCATTGGCGCCCGCCCCGCCATGGGCAAGTCCACCCTCGCCCTAGACTTCGCCCGCACCGCGGCCGTCGTCCACGACAAGACCGTGGGCGGAGAAGCTGCTCCAGGACGCGGCGGCCCGCGCCGAGGCCGCCCGCCTCGACCGCGAGGTCGAGCTCGCCGAGCGCCAGACCCTCCGGATGCGCGACGAGGCAGCCGAGCGCGCCCTTGAGGGTCTGTCCGCCGCCGAACTGGACCACCAGGCCGCCCAGGAGCGGCAGGCCGCCGCCCAGGCCGACGCCAACGCCAAGCGCGTGGCCGCCGAAGCCGCCGCCGAAGAGAAGCGCCTGGCCGCCGAAGCTGACGCCGAGGCCAAGCGACTGGCCGCCGAAGCCGCCCGACTGGAACGCCAGGCCGCCGAGGACAAGCGCGCGGCCGGCCTCGCGCTCCACCAGGACGCACAGGCCCGCGAGGAAGCCGCCCGCCTCGACCACGACGCCGCCCAGCGCCGCGCCGAGGCCGCCCGCATCGAGCGCCAGGCCGCCGAGGACGAAGACACCGCCCGCCTCACCGCCCGCGAGCGCGCCGTACGCAAGGTCGCCCGCATGGTCCTGAGCTCCGGCACCGGCACCGTCGCCCTGTACGACATCGAGCACGCGTGCGGCGTCAAGCAGTCCACCGCGAGCGACTACCTCACCGAGGCCCGCACCCTGATCGCCAACGGATACGGGCAGGAGCACGCCCACGCCTGACCGGCACGCAGCAGCACACAGAAGGGGCACCGAGGCGCTCAAATCGCCTCGGGGCCCCTTCTACTGTGCCCGCCCACCGTACCGGCGGTGAGCGGGCGTGGTGGTGGCAGCGGTTGCGTGTTCGGTTGTTGATCGCCTGGTCACGTGTTGTGGGCGCGGGCTGGTCTGCTGTCATGAGGCGACCAAGTGGCTGCCGTTGAGCGGCTCGGGCGGGGCGGGTTGCCGTCGTGAGGGCGGCTGTTCCTACTCCCCAGTGGGCAAGAAGGTCCTATGAAGTCAGTAACCGTCGAACGACTCCGGCGCTTGCGGACATGGTCCCTACGGGTCTTCCTCTTGGGCCTGTTCATGTTCATCGGCCTATATTCCGAGCCGTATTTCAACCGCAACAGCGCATCTCCTGCTCCACCCGAACTGCCCTCCGGTTCGAGCAGCGCTGACATCATCACGGCCATCACCGGGCTCGTCACCGCTCTGGGCGGTGCATGTGGAGGAGTTGCCGGGCTACTACTCGCGTGGCACACCGTTCAGCGACAGAGGAGAGGGGACGGAGAGCCACCCGCAACGCCTTCGGTTGATCAATCGACCAGCGAGCCATGAAGGAACATCGCCTCACCGCGTCAGGCCAGGCCGGCAGTGAATAGGTGCAGCGGTGGCACCAGATGGGCGTCAGCCATGATCACTACGGCTGTCCCGGCTCGGCCCGAGGCGCTCAAATCGCCTCGGGGTCCCTCTGTGTTCCCCGACACTGCGCCGCCCGCTACGGGAACCTGAGGGCCGCTCAGCACCTTGCGCCGCTGTGGATCGTTGCCCTGGATTCGTCCGTGGGCATGCGTGAGCGGCGGTCCGTACGCTGGGTACAAACCGCCGCTCAGGTGTGACTCTGATCACGCTTGTGGGAGGTGGTGCCGCTAAACGCCGCCTCCGTGAGTCCGTCCAGGCTGTGAAGCGGGCTCGGAGACCAGAGTGCGCGCTCAGGAATTTAAAAAGCGTGTTCTCGGACAGTGCCGGACGCCTCCGGACAGTATCGGACGGTCCTGGACAGCGTCCGGCTTTGACCAGCGCTTTTCGCCCTCTCCGCATCCGGCCGCCGGACACCCTGAGCGCCCTCCCGGACACCAACCCGTCCCTGGACTCCGCCCCGACCGTGCATTTTGGGGCAATAGTCCATTTATGCCCTGTCAGGAGCGTCCGGGGCAAACGCTGTTGACGCGCTTGCCGAGGCATGTGGCCAAGCAGAAATAGGGAGTTGGATCCGCCACGCGCGTGAGGCAAGCTGGAAGCAAGACGTCGAAGGCGACGTCCCGGGGGCCCGCTAACCCCCGATTTTTTGTATCCGTCCAGGCTTGAAGACCAACAGGAGTGTGGCTCGTTGACGTCGTTGTGGCGTTTTGTGCAGGGATCCGGCTGGGTGCTCCAGCCCGTCCCGACCTTCCCGAACCCCCTGCCCACCTCTCCGGGGTGCGTCATCACCCCCGGGGCTGCTCGGGGGTTCGGTTTCCGCAAGACCCTGCGCTGGGTCCGCAAGATCGTGATCATCGCGGTCATCATCTTCGCCACGGCCGGCCTCGCGTGGATGTGGCACGCCGGTCACGAGGCCGAGGTCGCGGGCGAGCTCCTGGTGGCGGCCCTCATCGGCGCCGTCACCGCTGCATACGGAAGCCTCAAGGGGGCCTTCCGTCCTGGGGGTGAGCTCGCGTGGCGCTGAACAGGCGTTCTTCTCCCAGCCTTGAAAAGGTCATGGGAACTCAGGACATCACTCGGTACACCTTGGCTGAAGTCCTGGCCCGGTTGATCAATACCAAGGTGTCTGCCAGCAACGTGGCGCCGCCGGGCTCCAGGAGCGCCAGGGTGGACTGGAAGTCTGTGACTGCGGCGTTCGAGGCGGCTCTCACGAGTCGACGCCAGCTCAGCCGTGCCGACCTGGACATCATCTGCGTGGCCCTCGGCTTGGGGAAGGAAGAGCGCGCGAAGCTCCACGACCTCTGGGAGGCGGAGTCCCTGCGTATGCGCCCGTCGGCGGCGAAGATAGCGACTCCGCTCACCACCGACTACGGGACTCTCAGGGTGAGCGGCAAGAGTGAGGCTGGTTCTCGGCGGGCTCGGCAGCCGGTGCCGCCCTCCGGGCAGCCCGACCCGATGCCCGTGTCCTGCACTGCGGAGTTGATGCTGGCGCTCAAGGCTGTGCACGTCTGGTGCGGTGCTCCGTCCCTGCGGGAGCTGGAGCGCCGCAGCGGTATGGTCCTGCGGCGGAGCTCGATCAGCGACATGCTGCGGGGGGAGTCCCTGCCGGACTACGAGCGGTACGTCGCGTTCCTGAGGACGTGCGGCATCAACGGGACCCACCTGGAGCCCTGGGTGTTCATCTGGCGCCACCTCAAGGCGCTGGAAACCCCGGGCATCGCTCCCTGGATGCCGCGCGTCACGGCATCGAAGTAGTACAGCCCGCGCCGTACGGGTGGGCCAGCAGCTATCCGCTGCTGGCCCACCCGCCAGGAGCGCGCCGCGCTCTGACGGCTGCTGCGGGCGCCCGGAGCGCTGCTTCCTGCCACCTCGCCCCGTGCCCAGGGCCGCCCGCTGTCGTGCCCGGCCGGATTCGGGGTCGGAGTCATGCGGGCGGTCCGGGCGGGATGTCCCGCTGCCGGCGGGTGTTGCGGCGCAGGTGGCGGTGTGCGCGGTGGTCGGTCCACCAGGTGAGCCGGTCGGGGGAGTCCTGCGGGAACAGGGTCTGGACCGAGGTGGCGGCCAGCGTGATGACGAGACAGATGACGACGCCCCACCAGGGTGCGCCGGCCATGACGGTCGCGAGGCCGGAGACGGCGGTGACGGACGCGGGGACCAGGTTCGCAGAGACAGCCATCGTCTGACCTCATTCACTCGAGTTCGCGTCCGCCCCGTGCGACCGCTGGTACCAGCTTCGAGCGGTGGCCGGGGGTGCGGGAGTGGGAACCACGTGTTCCCGGCAGTTGTCAACGCGCCTGCACAGTTTGGCTGTTCATGTGATGGTGCCCCTCCGACGGGGTGTAGGAGAATCGTGGACCCGGACGTGGAGGTGAACGCGTTCGGGACGGGGGACCGGGGCGGGGGAGCGGATGGACGGTACGGAAAACGAGGGCGTTCCGGCGAAGGCCTACGCGGGAGCGCTGCGGGAGGCCGTGGCCGGATACCTCGCCGCGGGCGGCACGCAGCGAGCGATCGCCGACGCCGTTCCCGTCGCTTACTCCACGGTGTCCCGGTACCTCAGCGGCGACCGCATCCTGAACGCCGCGGACTTGCCGAAGCTCCGGTCGTTCCTGGCCGAGCAGGGCCACCCCATGGACGATCAGGCGTACGGCAGGCTGGAGAACTTGTGCCGGGCGGCACACGCCGCCAGCGGCTCACCGGCCACGCAGCTCGCCCAGATCCAGATCGACCTCGCGCGCCTCACCGAGGAGCACAGCAAGGCATTGACCGAGCTGGGAGACCAGGCGGCCCGACTGACCGAGCTGGAGGACCAGGCGGCCCGTCTCGCCGAGCTGGAGGACCAGGGGGCCCGTCTCAGCGGCCAACTGGAACAAGCCCTCGACCGGATCGAGAAGCAGAACAGAAAACTGCAACACGCCCAGGACTACACCCGACAGATCGAGGCCGAACTCGCCGACCAGCAGGAGCAGGCCCGCCTACTGCGCGGGGAGGTCGACGTCCTGCGCGAGCAGAACCGCCGGCTCATCGAGGAACAGGTTCCCGCGGTGTCAACGCAGGTCAGCTCCGACGAGCCGGCCCTTGCCACAGGGCTCCGGGGAAGCCCGACTGCCGGGCAGGACGGGAGCCTCCACGAAGCCGGACCCGCCCAGGGCTCTCTCGACGACACGGACTTCTACGCGCAGCTCCTCGAAGGGCTCGCCGTCCGGCAGCACGAGATGCGCCAGAATCCTGAACGCTGGACCCAGAATCTCGGCGGCATCCGGCCACCGACCCCCCACCCACCGAGCCCCGCCTCTTGGGACCCTGTTCCGCCCGACCCCCCACGAGGGCCGGCGAACCCGCCGCTCGTACTGGCGGCGGGTCCGCCGCTCGTGCGCCGCTACTTCTGCATACTGCTGATGACCTACCTCAGCTGGGTGCTCTGGCTGACGTTCATGGTCGCTCTGCAGGCCGACCCCGGCCCCAGCATCGTCGTGATGGCCCTGACCGCAGTGATCGCCTTCGTCGCCCCAATTATCGGTATGAGACTGCTCACGGGATTTCCAGGACAGGACGGCGAGCCGGTGGAGGACGATCTGCGTTCCCTGCTCGTGCTTCAGGCCATCACCTTCGTCGGATGGTGCGCCTCGCTCATGGATCCCTTCTTCACCTTCGTGAGAGCGGACGCGCTCGCCACGTGGATCGCCCACGGGATCCTGCTGTAGACCGACGCTCACCCGTCACCCAGAAGGGGCCCCGAGGCGCTCAAATCGCCTCGGGGCCCCTTCTGCGTTCCCGACCACCGTACCGCCCGCTACCGGCCCCGCAGGCGCCGTTCGACCGTACGGACCTCGTCCGGGTAGGCAGCCCGCAGAGCGGCCTCCACGGTGTCCCGCTTGCCTGGTGTCGCAGTGTGCTGCCACGGCCCGCGACCGGCCGGTTGTCCAGCTCTCGCGAATCCGCTCCACGCCCTGTCAGGACCCGCTCCGCAGAGGGGCGGAACGGATTTTCGCGAGATGTTGAATGACCGGCGGCCAGCGCGGACTGTGGGTCCCGCGCTCGTCCAGTGGCCAACCCTGCACGGCTCCGGGACGGCGTCACCCTCACCTACATACGCGCCACCAATGAGAGGAACTCGCCATGTTCACCACCCCCCAGCTCCCGCAGCCGGCCGCTCCCACCCCGCCGGCCCCGGCCGCCGCCGTGCTCCCGCCGTGGGCCATGGTCGTCCTGGTCTGCCTCTGCGTCGCGGTTGGCGTGATGGCGTGCGCGTTCGCCGGGTTCGTCGTCTTGGTCCGCCCCGGTGCCTCGGGCCCGATCAACACGGTGCTTGGCGAGGGTGGCCTCGTCGTCGCCGTGGCCGCCTTGGCCGTCGCCTGCCACAAGCAGCAGTGACCCGGCAGAGCGCAGCTCGCCCGGCCGCTGCGGGTTCCGGAGCCCCGGCGGGGGTGGGCGAAGAGCGGCAGATCCCGACGGCCGGCCCGGTCGCGTTCTCCGGAGGGGGAAGCGGCCGGGCCGGTGGTTGGGGGTGGAAGCCGGAGCGGTCAGTGGCCGCAGCCGGGCTTGGGGTAGTCGCGTATGCGGCGAGGACGGCCGCGGCGCTCAGGGCGGCGTCCAGGGGCGCGGCGGCGGAGGGGTGACGGTGCGCCAGGTAGATGACGCCGCCCAGGAACATGACGACCACGAGCGCGGTGAGGAAGGCGAGAAGGGCCAGGAGGCGGTGGGACACGGTGAATCCTTCCGGGTGAGAGTGGAGCGCGAGGTGCGCTCCACCCCTTCGTTGGCGGGGCGGGCGGTGGGCAGGACCGCCGGAGCGACCATGCCGCCGCCGTAGAAGGCGACAGCCCCGACCACCGGACAGAGCCGGACGGCAAGACCTGGCGGCCGGCGGGGCGTCGGGAAACGCGGGCGCCGCTGCGCGGGTCTCTCTCCTGGCCCGTGGTGGAGCGCGCCAGCCAGAGGCGGTCGGGCCGTCCGCCCAGCTGCCGCAGGTCGTGCCATGGGCGCTGCCGCAGGTGTTGCCGTGGGGTTGCTGCCATGGTTGCTGACCTGGACGGACTCCCGGGAACCCCTGGTATCGGTGTGGCAGCACCCATGGCAGCTGGTTCGGACAGGGGTTGCGCGGCTTGCCCCCGCCGGTCGCATTGTGCTGCCTGCCCCGCTGGCACCTGCCCGACCGGCCACCTGCTGGCCGATCGTGCGGGGTCCTCCGCCATCGTCACGGTGGGGCGCAGCAGCCGACGACCGAGGAGACCCACCGTGACCACCGTCCAGCAGCCGACCACCGCCCCCGCCCTGATGCCGGTCCCGCCCACGGCCCCCACCGCCCCCGCCCCTGCGGCCCCTCCCTCGACCATGCCGTCGTGGATGGCCCCCGCCGTCCTCGCCGTCGCCCTGGTGCTGCTGCTCCTGACGGCCGTCGTCGCCGCTGTCGTCGTGCACATCTGGCCCGGGGCCCTGGTGCCGGTGAACGTGATCGGCACCGTCTGCGGGACGGCGGGCTCCCTCGCCACGGTGGCCGCCCTGGCCCGGCGACCGTGACCGAATCCCGCGCTCTTCTGAACTTCCGCCCAACTCGCCCTGGATTACTGGCTATTGTTCCTATATGCATCCATTTATTGCGATTGAGATTGATGGTGTGCTGTCTCCGTACGGCGGCCCGGTGCCTGCCGGGTACGCCGTGCACGCGGCGGAGTCGGCGGCGTGGCGGGCGTGGGCGGCGATGGTCTACCCCCGCCAGGCCCCCCTGCGGCTCGCCCTGGACCCCGCGGTCGGCCGGGCCCTCGCGGAGCTCCCCGCCGACCTGGCGCTCGTCTCCTCCTACACACCCGCCGAGCTGGCACCCCTGCTCCCCGCCTTCGGGTGGGAGACGCTGCCGCCGCTGGTGCCGCTGCGGGAGACCGGGTCAGTGCACTACCTGCGGGTGGAGGACCCCGGCCGGTGCCCCGACGCGAAGACCGCTCTGTACTGCCGGTCGGAGGAGATCGTCTCGTGGGCCCGGACCCACGACCGCCCGGTGGCATGGGTCCGCGCCGGCGCCCACCACCAGGAGCAGCTACGCCGGACCCTCGGCTACCTGTCGGCGGTCGGGCCGCTCCGCGCGCACCCCGTCGCCCCGGCCACCGGGCTCACCGCCGCCGACCTGGACGCGCTGCGGGAATGGGCGCGGGAGATGTCCCTGCGGCCGGAGCCGGCCCCGGTGGTGCCGCGCCGGTGCCGGGACTGCGGGGACCGCTCCACCACCGTGCGCGACGGCCGCCGCGCCGACCGCGTCCACGCCCGGTGCGGGTCGTGCTGCGAGTGCTGGTGCCCGGACCCGTCCGAGGACCGGTTCCAGCCCTGCGGCGACCTCCTGCGCGAGCAGTGCCCCGACTGCCGCTGCTGCCTCAACTGCGTCGGATGCCACTGCGGCGAATAGAAAAATGGGAATCCGGCTGCCCTTGACTCAAAAATGGTGAAGGGCAGCCGCATTTCTTTCGGAGGGCGAACGGAGTTCTCTCTGGGCATTCCACAGTTCTTTGCAATGCTGCCGGGTTCCCCTTTTCCCCGGATCGGCGGGGGTTGCGCGGCTTGCCGCCGGTCGCATTGTGCTGCCTGCCCCGCCACCGGACGGCCCGACCACGAGCCGGCCGTCCGTGCGGGGTCCTCCGCCATCGTCACGGTGGGAGGGGTGCAGCCGATGACTGAGGAGACCACCGCCATGACGACCACCACCACCGCCACCACCGCCACCGCCACCGCCACCGCCACCGCCGCCCCCGCCCTCGCCCTCGCTCCGGTGCCGGTCCCGCCCCCGGCCCCCACCGCCCCCGCCCCCGCCTCTGCGGTCCCGTCCCGGACCGTGCCGTCGTGGATGATCCCCGCTGTCCTCGCCGCCGTCCTGCTGCTCCTGGCGGGCGTGGTCCTGGCGATCGTCGTGCACCTCTGGCCCGGGGCCCTGATGCCGGTGACCGTGATCGGCGGCGTCTACACGGCTGCGGGCTCACTCGCCGGTGTCGCCGCTCTCGCCCGGCGGCAGTGACGGGCCGACGCCTGCGGGGAGGGGCGCTGACGGGTCACCAGATGAGCTGGTGAGCGGTGGAGGTGAGTACGGGTACTCACGCCGCGTTCATGGTTCCGCCAGGAGCATGTGGATCACAAGATCCTTTGGGGGGAACCATGAACTCTCGCACCCTGCTGCGCCTGACCTTCGCCAATCCTGCTTCCGTCGTCTACCTGGGCCTCGTCGGGG contains:
- a CDS encoding DnaB-like helicase C-terminal domain-containing protein, translated to MPDRPEETSGYVPVAQVVETFWDSLEARMGTGGGVKMTGIPTGLADLDALTGGLQPEQLIVIGARPAMGKSTLALDFARTAAVVHDKTVGGEAAPGRGGPRRGRPPRPRGRARRAPDPPDARRGSRARP